A stretch of Brachyhypopomus gauderio isolate BG-103 chromosome 3, BGAUD_0.2, whole genome shotgun sequence DNA encodes these proteins:
- the znrf3 gene encoding E3 ubiquitin-protein ligase znrf3 isoform X2 — MHPLGLCNSNDEEDLYEYGWVGVVKLEQPELDPSCLTVLGKAKRAVQRGATAVIFDVSENPDAIDQLNQLSDDPLKRPVVYVKGADAVKLMNIVNKQKVARARIQHRPPRPTEYFDMGIFLAFFIVVSLVCLILLIKIKLKQRRSQSSMNRMAIQALEKMETRKFKAKVKGQQESSCGVSDSVSSSSTSDCAICLEKYIDGEELRVIPCAHCFHKKCVDPWLLQHHTCPHCRHNIIEQKKGAAGAVCMDPGNPLHARQQRVVLPVHYPGRVHRAGQVTAYPTRTTMDPHGNPITVLTVEPRGEQSLHPPHSPFIPAYPPLHLDHAHQCGLEHRPPAYAQPHAFKRPKFHGRNFSRAGCFSQYETMYQHYFFQGLSFPQAEGQPGGQAHKAHGRAFQPGLLYPTMLHVASASPSRPGDSGSASGLGCYHGHRSVCSGYLADCPGSDSSSSSSGQCHCSSSDSVLDCTEVSNQGVYGSCSTFRSSLSSDYDPYVYRSRSPCRRSAGEVTSRLPAAASADDILSAPASAGVAADHVRGPPGGRYGSGERLSPRSVEPGDSRRSSLEAREVACSTSAGPAEGGVAGRSRCSAEHGGELGAACGCCFDIPPPGLERKGQEGAGLWQRGAEPQTVPGASPLNFYSVSTERLSPSEHGGYEALPCCFYTDMKVQCGGGGRFAEDYSVNVQYAQSDSDGCSSQGCCELAQRIPIIPEDTDCDLGLSSQPQTSLLPSLVVERDDRTSTDTSQGFFSSAQCRSQGSSVEESRALFSSLCSGTSETQGGSKTTYEGSGL; from the exons GCGAAGAGGGCGGTCCAGAGAGGAGCTACGGCAGTCATCTTTGATGTATCGGAAAATCCTGACGCGATTGATCAA TTGAATCAGCTCTCTGATGATCCCCTGAAGAGGCCAGTGGTGTATGTCAAAGGAGCAGATGCTGTTAAACTAATGAATATCGTCAATAAGCAGAAAGTTGCCAGAGCGAGAATCCAACATCGCCCCCCGCGG CCCACGGAGTATTTCGACATGGGTATCTTCCTGGCGTTCTTCATCGTGGTGTCTTTGGTGTGTCTCATCCTCCTCATCAAGATCAAGTTGAAGCAAAGACGCAGCCAG AGCTCTATGAACAGGATGGCCATCCAGGCTCTGGAAAAAATGGAAACTCGTAAGTTCAAAgccaaggtcaaaggtcagcaaGAAAGCAGCTGTGGTGTGTCTGACTCCGTGAGCAGCAGCTCCACGTCTGACTGTGCCATCTGCCTGGAGAAATACATCGATGGGGAG GAGCTGAGAGTGATCCCCTGTGCTCACTGCTTCCATAAGAAGTGTGTGGACCCCTGGCTACTGCAACACCACACCTGCCCCCACTGCAGACACAACATCATCG AGCAGAAGAAGGGAGCTGCCGGTGCCGTGTGTATGGACCCAGGGAACCCGCTCCACGCCCGGCAGCAGAGGGTGGTTCTGCCCGTGCACTACCCCGGGCGGGTCCATCGTGCCGGGCAGGTGACGGCCTACCCCACCCGCACCACCATGGATCCTCACGGCAACCCCATCACGGTGCTGACGGTGGAGCCACGGGGGGAGCAGAGCCTCCACCCGCCCCACTCCCCCTTCATCCCCGCCTACCCGCCCCTCCACCTGGACCACGCCCACCAGTGCGGCCTGGAGCACCGCCCCCCCGCCTACGCGCAGCCCCACGCCTTCAAGAGGCCCAAGTTCCACGGCCGCAACTTCTCGCGGGCCGGCTGCTTCTCGCAGTACGAGACCATGTACCAGCACTACTTCTTCCAGGGTTTGAGCTTCCCGCAGGCGGAGGGTCAGCCCGGCGGGCAGGCCCACAAGGCCCACGGCCGGGCCTTTCAGCCGGGCCTGCTGTACCCCACCATGCTGCACGTGGCGTCCGCCTCTCCGTCCCGCCCGGGCGACTCGGGAAGCGCGTCGGGGCTCGGCTGTTACCACGGCCACCGCTCGGTGTGCAGCGGTTACCTTGCCGACTGCCCCGGCAgcgacagcagcagcagcagttcGGGTCAGTGTCACTGCTCCTCCAGCGACTCGGTGCTGGACTGCACGGAGGTCAGTAACCAGGGCGTGTACGGGAGCTGCTCCACCTTCCGCAGTTCGCTCAGCAGCGACTACGACCCCTACGTGTACCGCAGCCGGAGTCCGTGTCGTCGTTCGGCCGGCGAGGTGACGTCTCGACTCCCGGCCGCGGCGTCCGCTGACGACATCCTGTCGGCTCCGGCGTCCGCGGGGGTCGCGGCTGACCACGTGCGGGGTCCCCCCGGCGGGCGATACGGCTCCGGGGAGCGGCTCTCCCCCCGCAGCGTGGAACCCGGCGACAGCAGACGCTCGTCGCTGGAAGCCAGGGAGGTGGCCTGCAGTACCTCAGCCGGGCCAGCGGAGGGCGGCGTGGCGGGAAGGAGTCGCTGCTCCGCGGAGCACGGCGGGGAGCTAGGGGCGGCCTGCGGCTGCTGCTTCGACATTCCTCCGCCCGGTTTGGAACGTAAGGGacaggaaggggcggggctctggcagaggggggcggagcccCAAACGGTTCCCGGCGCGTCCCCGCTGAACTTCTACAGCGTCAGCACCGAACGACTTTCGCCTTCCGAGCACGGCGGCTACGAGGCGCTGCCCTGTTGTTTTTACACGGACATGAAAGTCCAGTGCGGAGGGGGCGGGCGTTTTGCCGAGGATTACTCCGTCAACGTACAGTACGCGCAGTCGGACAGCGACGGATGCTCGAGTCAGGGGTGCTGCGAACTTGCCCAGCGAATACCCATAATTCCAGAGGACACGGACTGTGATTTAGGCCTGAGTTCCCAGCCTCAAACGAGCCTCCTCCCGTCCCTCGTGGTCGAGCGGGACGACAGGACTTCTACAGACACTAGTCAAGGGTTTTTCTCCTCTGCACAGTGCAGGAGTCAAGGGTCAAGTGTGGAGGAATCAAGGGCCCTTTTTTCCTCTCTGTGCAGTGGCACTTCTGAAACACAGGGGGGCAGCAAAACTACTTATGAGGGATCCGGTCTGTGA